The proteins below come from a single Cololabis saira isolate AMF1-May2022 chromosome 2, fColSai1.1, whole genome shotgun sequence genomic window:
- the LOC133419263 gene encoding nuclear factor 7, brain-like: MDEKTLKDFLSCHVCLETFKDPVSLGCSHNFCSSCLKKFWEQTNNRNCPMCKRKSSKEDPGVNFSLKELADSFAETQTGGSSETEKEEKRVVEVCKKHPGIPQLFCRDEQRAVCSVCEFSLHQNHKVVPVEEAVGELKELLKSDLKSLQDKRNKYKQVEKTYDDVVQHSKKQLLSTEKQIRAEFNKLQQFLKEEEESRLAALREEEEQKGRRISGERKRIQEQISSLSDSISAVEEELQKDDMTFLSRYKPTWDRAREQSSVSDPQLLSGALVDEAKHLGNLAFRVWEKMGDQVHFSPVVLDPNTAAPDLYLSADLTSVTQGDTRQQLPDNPERNVEYAHVFGFEGLTSGKHSWEVQVGDHPGWGVGLVKDSVDRKGEVFASPKYGIWCLLHRDGKYTNGVGKTLTVETSLRRLRVQLDYDGGEVSFYNAEDMKHIYTLRDTFTEKLFPYFCVVNSGDAKTSEIRICQTKNRLT; encoded by the coding sequence ATGGATGAGAAAACTCTTAAAGATTTCCTGAGCTGCCATGTTTGTTTAGAGACTTTCAAAGATCCGGTGTCTCTGGGCTGCAGCCACAACTTCTGTTCAAGCTGCCTGAAAAAGTTCTGGGAACAAACTAACAACAGAAACTGTCCCatgtgtaaaagaaaatcttctaAAGAGGATCCTGGTGTGAACTTTTCACTGAAGgaacttgctgattcttttgctgaaacacagacaggtggatcgtctgagactgaaaaagaagaaaagagggtggTGGAAGTTTGTAAGAAACACCCAGGAATACCTCAACTGTTCTGTAGAGACGAACAGAGAGCTGTGTGTTCTGTCTGTGAGTTTTCTCTGCACCAGAACCACAAAGTGGTTCCTGTAGAAGAAGCAGTCGgtgagctgaaggagctgctgaaatCTGACTTAAAGTCTCTGCAGGACAAGAGGAACAAATACAAACAAGTGGAGAAAACATATGATGATGTGGTTCAACACTCCAAGAAGCAGCTGCTGTCCACAGAGAAGCAGATCAGAGCAGAGTTCAACAAACTGCAGCAGTTcctgaaggaggaagaggagtccagACTGGCAGCtctgagggaggaagaggagcagaagGGGAGGAGAATCAgcggggagaggaagaggatccAGGAGCAGATCTCCTCTCTGTCAGACAGCATCTCTGCTGTGGAAGAAGAGCTGCAGAAAGACGACATGACGTTCCTCAGCAGGTATAAACCCACCTGGGACAGAGCCAGAGAGCAGAGCTCAGTGTCAGATCCACAGCTGCTCTCAGGAGCTCTGGTAGACGAGGCCAAACACCTGGGAAACCTGGCCTTCAGAGTCTGGGAGAAGATGGGGGACCAGGTCCACTTCAGCCCCGTGGTTCTGGAcccaaacactgcagcccccGATCTCTATCTGTCTGCTGATCTGACCAGTGTGACACAAGGAGATACACGGCAGCAACTTCCTGATAATCCAGAGAGAAACGTCGAGTATGCCCATGTGTTTGGTTTTGAGGGTTTGACCTCAGGGAAACACAGCTGGGAGGTGCAGGTGGGAGATCATCCTGGCTGGGGTGTTGGTTTGGTTAAAGACTCAGTTGACAGGAAGGGAGAGGTGTTTGCTTCACCTAAATATGGAATCTGGTGTTTGTTGCATCGTGATGGAAAATACACCAATGGTGTTGGTAAGACCCTCACGGTGGAGACGAGTCTCCGGAGGCTCAGAGTCCAGCTGGACTATGACGGGGGAGAGGTTTCCTTCTACAACGCTGAAGACATGAAACACATCTACACTCTCAGAGACACTTTCACTGAGAAACTCTTCCCTTATTTCTGTGTCGTAAACTCTGGTGATGCAAAAACCTCTGAGATCAGAATCTGTCAGACAAAGAACAGATTAACCTGA